The Euphorbia lathyris chromosome 2, ddEupLath1.1, whole genome shotgun sequence genome includes a window with the following:
- the LOC136217925 gene encoding wall-associated receptor kinase-like 8 yields MVSIQLLLHTFFLFFFFLLQLQSLNKPTLAVSAASPPMAKPGCPEMCGNISIPYPFGIGENCYFNPEFAVTCNSSSLPHKPFLTTINLELLQISLQTTTVRVNGPVISSNCQGRSGIADISLTGSPFSFSDSSNRFTALGCDNLALIYRQATVIGGCLSICNVTVEEKSCYGINCCQTSIPPYLKFINASLRGINSGEGNNDCRVAFMVDKEWFSSNTINISGLPEYVPMVLDWGIGDGVCSNESSVRNSSDLCGMNASCSTKVGIYYECSCGKGYNGNPYLSCQDINECEESELNTCQMICENTAGSYKCSCPTGYVSMGNDCFVLADYGYTKVSRFKMLLIIGIIGGIIGLVCLVIGSWFVYKLVKRHKSAKLRQKFFKRNGGLLLQQQLSSADSNTTNVDTTKMFSSKELEKATDHYNHNRILGQGGQGTVYKGMLTDGRIVAIKKSKTVEETKLDQFINEVVILSQVNHRNVVKLLGCCLETDVPLLVYEFVPNGTLFRHLQDSNSNEEFPITWEMRLRIATEVGNALSYLHSAASFPIYHRDIKSTNILLDEKYRAKVSDFGTSKSIEIDQTHVTTRVQGTFGYLDPEYFQSSQFTEKSDVYSFGVVLVELLTGQKPISSARSVEERSLATYFLVSMEQNRLFEIVDSRVQKEGGKEEIKAVAKLARSCLNLNRKNRPTMKTVVMELERIRGSAGTFSGIDDDYKEMDYCIGDYPVSWDVDSGSIMSYSNSSTVMTLPSDGHPLLSN; encoded by the exons ATGGTGTCAATCCAATTACTACTTCACaccttcttcttattcttcttcttcctcctccaacTCCAATCCCTAAATAAACCAACACTCGCAGTATCAGCAGCATCACCTCCAATGGCGAAACCAGGATGTCCAGAAATGTGCGGAAACATTTCAATCCCCTACCCATTCGGAATCGGAGAAAACTGTTACTTCAATCCTGAATTCGCAGTAACTTGTAACTCCTCATCTCTCCCTCACAAACCATTTTTAACCACCATAAACCTAGAATTGCTTCAAATTTCGCTCCAAACCACCACTGTTCGTGTCAACGGCCCTGTAATTTCTTCAAATTGCCAAGGTCGATCAGGTATTGCAGATATATCCTTAACCGGAAGCCCTTTCTCCTTTTCCGATAGTAGTAACAGGTTCACTGCTCTCGGCTGTGACAATCTGGCCTTGATTTATCGGCAAGCAACGGTGATCGGCGGTTGTTTGTCAATCTGTAATGTAACAGTGGAGGAGAAGAGTTGCTACGGAATAAATTGCTGCCAGACATCGATTCCGCCGTATCTTAAGTTCATCAATGCGTCGTTAAGAGGGATTAATTCTGGGGAAGGAAATAATGATTGCAGAGTTGCGTTTATGGTTGATAAAGAATGGTTTAGTTCTAATACGATCAATATTTCTGGGTTACCAGAATATGTTCCGATGGTTTTGGATTGGGGAATCGGGGATGGAGTTTGCAGCAATGAATCATCTGTGAGGAATTCAAGTGATTTGTGTGGGATGAATGCTTCTTGTTCAACCAAAGTTGGGATTTATTATGAATGTTCTTGTGGTAAGGGGTATAATGGGAATCCATACCTTTCTTGTCAAG ATATCAATGAATGTGAGGAATCAGAGTTGAATACATGCCAAATGATATGCGAGAATACAGCAGGAAGCTATAAGTGTTCATGCCCTACAGGTTATGTGTCTATGGGTAATGATTGTTTTGTACTCGCCGATTATGGTTATACCAAAGTCTCTCGATTCAAAATGTTGCTCATCATAG GCATTATTGGTGGAATTATAGGACTAGTTTGCCTAGTAATTGGATCATGGTTTGTGTACAAACTAGTAAAAAGGCATAAATCTGCAAAACTCAGACAAAAATTCTTCAAAAGAAATGGTGGTTTACTCTTGCAACAACAACTATCTTCTGCAGACAGTAATACTACTAATGTCGACACTACTAAAATGTTCTCTTCAAAGGAGTTAGAGAAAGCTACTGATCACTATAACCATAACAGAATCCTTGGTCAAGGAGGACAAGGCACTGTTTACAAAGGAATGTTAACAGATGGAAGAATCGTCGCGATTAAAAAGTCGAAAACCGTAGAGGAAACCAAACTTGATCAGTTCATCAATGAAGTAGTAATTCTATCTCAGGTTAACCATAGAAATGTTGTCAAGTTACTAGGTTGTTGCTTGGAGACAGATGTTCCTCTCTTAGTCTACGAGTTCGTCCCCAACGGAACTCTTTTTCGCCATTTACAAGACTCGAACTCGAATGAAGAGTTCCCAATAACATGGGAGATGCGCCTTCGAATCGCTACAGAAGTCGGAAACGCTCTTTCCTATCTGCATTCAGCAGCTTCTTTTCCTATATATCACAGAGACATTAAGTCTACTAACATACTCCTAGATGAGAAATATAGAGCAAAAGTATCTGATTTCGGTACCTCAAAATCGATCGAAATTGATCAAACACATGTGACAACTAGAGTACAAGGTACTTTCGGGTACTTAGACCCGGAATATTTCCAATCAAGCCAGTTTACAGAAAAAAGCGATGTTTACAGCTTCGGAGTGGTTCTTGTGGAGCTTTTAACAGGGCAAAAACCTATATCTTCGGCTCGATCAGTAGAGGAGAGAAGTTTAGCAACATATTTCTTGGTATCAATGGAACAAAACCGTTTGTTTGAAATTGTTGATAGTAGAGTTCAAAAGGAAGGTGGAAAAGAAGAGATAAAAGCAGTTGCTAAGCTAGCAAGGAGTTGCTTGAACTTGAATAGAAAAAACAGACCAACAATGAAAACCGTTGTAATGGAGTTGGAAAGGATCAGAGGATCAGCCGGAACATTTTCTGGCATTGATGATGATTATAAAGAAATGGATTATTGCATAGGTGATTATCCTGTTTCATGGGATGTTGATTCAGGTTCAATAATGTCGTATTCGAATAGTAGTACTGTAATGACTCTGCCATCGGATGGACATCCTCTACTTTCTAATTGA